From Micromonospora echinospora, one genomic window encodes:
- a CDS encoding polysaccharide lyase family 1 protein has translation MNRTDTRRRRRRGLLLAIGSALGAVTLALGMGATAYADTLFSDDFADGNSSGWTPSGGSWSVASQTYRQTGTSSDARSLAGTSSWTDYSVQATVKPTAFNGSNRFVALVARAQSSTSYYYLALRSNNTVELKSLAGGSSTTLDTASVPVSAGTTYTLRLDVAGSSLKGYVDGNLLTEASDSRYASGRIGLATFYSSAEFDNVQVTSGGGTPSPTPTTPTPGPTGNPGTNVADGWASVDAWGQNGTTGGAGGPTVTVTSASQFITEAASAGPKIIQVNGMIALPGPMHEVTSDKTIVGVGANSGFTGGGLNIGLPIDNAITSPPANAVHNVIVRNLNFRNWADDAINVQMFSHHIWIDHNTWTTGADGGVDVKRGSSYVTISYNHADGTDKNMLLGHDDGNAAQDVGRLKVTYHHNFFDNTNQRNPRVRFGDQVHVYNNYYLNTGNYGVASTEDAGVIVEGNHFENVDDPYHLGEGSSGDGRLVARNNCLVNSGSGQTGGSVSNPPYQYTVGTACDQKAVVTAQAGVGKVGLPGNPPTTTPPTTPPATTPPATTPPPTNPPTGDLVGWATQNGGTTGGAGGQTVTVTSGQALADALESSSPLVIRVQGSLTMPDKMNDVRSNKTVLGVGNAVVDNGFNVSGAHNVIIRNLTFRGWDDDAINIQGSTNVWVDHNTFDGGYDGAVDVKRESDFVTISWNRVMNHTKSMLLGHDDGHTADRGHLRVTYHHNWFDGSKERHPRVRFGDPVHVFNNYYNGADYGVASTMGAGVLVEGNYFENVTRPTAVGYADSGPGDLVQRNNHFVNSGTPESAGDVAAIPYPYAVENATGVKASVTAGAGAGRITV, from the coding sequence GTGAACCGGACCGACACGCGGCGCAGACGACGCCGCGGTCTCCTGCTCGCGATCGGGTCCGCGCTCGGCGCGGTCACCCTCGCCCTCGGCATGGGCGCCACCGCCTACGCCGACACCCTCTTCTCCGACGACTTCGCCGACGGCAACTCCTCCGGCTGGACCCCCTCCGGCGGGAGCTGGTCGGTGGCGTCGCAGACCTACCGGCAGACCGGCACCAGCAGCGACGCCCGCTCGCTGGCCGGCACGTCGAGCTGGACCGACTACTCGGTGCAGGCCACGGTGAAGCCCACCGCCTTCAACGGCAGCAACCGCTTCGTCGCGCTGGTGGCCCGCGCGCAGAGCAGCACCAGCTACTACTACCTGGCGCTGCGCAGCAACAACACCGTCGAGCTGAAGAGCCTGGCCGGTGGCTCGTCCACCACCCTGGACACCGCCAGCGTCCCGGTCTCCGCCGGCACCACCTACACCCTGCGGCTCGACGTCGCCGGCAGCTCCCTCAAGGGGTACGTCGACGGCAACCTGCTCACCGAGGCGTCGGACAGCCGGTACGCCAGCGGCCGGATCGGCCTGGCGACCTTCTACTCCAGCGCCGAGTTCGACAACGTACAGGTCACCTCGGGCGGAGGCACCCCGAGCCCGACGCCCACCACGCCGACCCCCGGCCCGACCGGCAACCCGGGCACGAACGTCGCCGACGGCTGGGCGTCGGTGGACGCGTGGGGCCAGAACGGCACCACCGGTGGAGCCGGCGGGCCGACCGTCACGGTGACCAGCGCCAGTCAGTTCATCACCGAGGCGGCCTCGGCCGGACCGAAGATCATCCAGGTCAACGGGATGATCGCCCTCCCCGGCCCGATGCACGAGGTCACCTCGGACAAGACCATCGTCGGCGTCGGGGCGAACTCCGGCTTCACCGGCGGCGGTCTCAACATCGGCCTGCCGATCGACAACGCGATCACCTCGCCGCCGGCCAACGCCGTGCACAACGTGATCGTCCGGAACCTGAACTTCCGGAACTGGGCGGACGACGCGATCAACGTGCAGATGTTCTCCCACCACATCTGGATCGACCACAACACCTGGACCACCGGGGCCGACGGCGGCGTCGACGTCAAGCGGGGCTCGTCGTACGTGACGATCTCCTACAACCACGCCGACGGCACCGACAAGAACATGCTGCTCGGCCACGACGACGGCAACGCCGCCCAGGACGTCGGCCGGCTCAAGGTCACCTACCACCACAACTTCTTCGACAACACCAACCAGCGCAACCCCCGGGTCCGCTTCGGCGACCAGGTGCACGTCTACAACAACTACTACCTGAACACCGGCAACTACGGCGTCGCCTCCACCGAGGACGCCGGGGTCATCGTCGAGGGCAACCACTTCGAGAACGTCGACGACCCGTACCACCTGGGCGAGGGCTCCTCCGGCGACGGGCGACTGGTCGCCCGGAACAACTGCCTGGTCAACTCCGGCTCCGGCCAGACCGGCGGCAGCGTCAGCAACCCGCCGTACCAGTACACCGTCGGCACGGCCTGCGACCAGAAGGCCGTGGTCACCGCCCAGGCCGGCGTGGGCAAGGTCGGGCTGCCCGGCAACCCGCCCACCACCACCCCGCCGACCACTCCCCCGGCGACCACGCCCCCGGCCACCACGCCGCCGCCGACCAACCCGCCCACCGGTGACCTGGTCGGCTGGGCCACCCAGAACGGCGGGACCACCGGCGGGGCCGGCGGCCAGACGGTGACGGTCACCAGCGGCCAGGCCCTGGCCGACGCGCTGGAGTCGTCGTCCCCGCTGGTCATCCGGGTGCAGGGCTCGCTCACCATGCCGGACAAGATGAACGACGTCCGGTCGAACAAGACGGTGCTCGGGGTCGGCAACGCCGTCGTCGACAACGGGTTCAACGTCAGCGGCGCGCACAACGTCATCATCCGCAACCTGACCTTCCGGGGCTGGGACGACGACGCGATCAACATCCAGGGCTCGACGAACGTCTGGGTCGACCACAACACCTTCGACGGCGGCTACGACGGCGCGGTCGACGTGAAGCGGGAGTCCGACTTCGTCACCATCTCGTGGAACCGGGTCATGAACCACACCAAGAGCATGCTGCTCGGCCACGACGACGGGCACACCGCCGACCGGGGCCACCTGCGGGTGACCTACCACCACAACTGGTTCGACGGAAGCAAGGAGCGCCACCCCCGGGTGCGCTTCGGCGACCCGGTGCACGTGTTCAACAACTACTACAACGGCGCGGACTACGGCGTCGCCTCCACCATGGGGGCCGGCGTGCTGGTCGAGGGGAACTACTTCGAGAACGTGACCCGGCCGACCGCGGTGGGCTACGCCGACTCGGGCCCGGGTGACCTGGTCCAGCGCAACAACCACTTCGTCAACTCCGGCACCCCGGAGAGCGCGGGCGACGTGGCGGCCATCCCGTACCCGTACGCCGTGGAGAACGCCACCGGGGTCAAGGCGTCGGTCACGGCCGGCGCGGGCGCCGGACGGATCACCGTCTGA
- a CDS encoding HD domain-containing protein: protein MDFPPYLGSMPMHAITEIHGEPGLLERFRLEIATFDDEARSRLTEALDLAADLHRDDRRVREPYLNHLLRVAIRMMHHYRVRDVDVIVAGLLHDAVEDHPAELAGDVGEGADPVPAALAVLAARFGQRVAGLVAAVTNPTWDPDRDRHAQYREHVAASLDRDPWARVIKISDFTDNGVGVIHTTGPKVLSSARKYRPLVPVLRELVARPDTPLAPEVKEHIFAQLDLAEERFRAILDDPAHTH from the coding sequence ATGGATTTCCCCCCGTACCTGGGCAGCATGCCGATGCACGCGATCACGGAGATCCATGGCGAGCCCGGCCTGCTGGAACGCTTCCGCCTGGAGATCGCCACGTTCGACGACGAGGCACGGAGCCGGCTCACCGAGGCGCTCGACCTCGCCGCCGACCTGCACCGCGACGACCGGCGGGTCCGCGAGCCGTACCTGAACCACCTGTTGCGGGTGGCGATCCGGATGATGCACCACTACCGGGTCCGCGACGTGGACGTGATCGTCGCCGGCCTGCTGCACGACGCGGTGGAGGACCACCCCGCCGAGCTGGCCGGCGATGTCGGCGAGGGCGCGGACCCGGTGCCGGCCGCGCTCGCCGTGCTCGCCGCGCGGTTCGGTCAGCGGGTCGCCGGGCTGGTCGCGGCGGTCACCAACCCGACATGGGATCCGGACCGCGACCGCCACGCGCAGTACCGGGAGCACGTGGCGGCCAGCCTCGACCGTGACCCGTGGGCGCGGGTCATCAAGATCTCCGACTTCACCGACAACGGCGTCGGGGTGATCCACACGACCGGGCCGAAGGTCCTCTCCTCGGCCCGCAAGTACCGACCGCTGGTCCCGGTGCTGCGGGAACTGGTCGCCCGGCCGGACACGCCGCTCGCGCCCGAGGTCAAGGAGCACATCTTCGCCCAGCTCGACCTGGCCGAGGAACGTTTCCGGGCGATCCTCGACGACCCCGCCCACACGCACTGA
- a CDS encoding ABC transporter permease, producing MNALTGTGSLVRLVLRRDRVRLAFWVLGTPLLTAALAASVAGIYAGERDRTTYATTAAASLVARAFNGPVAGPSMGAVVFAESYLTLAVLTALLSTFTVVRHTRQNEETGRSELLGASVLGRYAPLTAALLVTVAANLLTAALLALALAGADLPFGGSVATGAAVATVGISFAAVAAVTAQLSGTSRGANALAAAVVGVAFVLRAAGDVLGTATPDGLRVVSAWPAWLSPLGWATQIRPYGGERWWVLLLPTALLVAAIAAAHLLTNRRDLGAGLLATRRGPARAPRGLLSPFGLAWRLQRAALLGWAVGVAVLGFGMGLAADEVENMIGENAAAAEAISQLGGGANLVDAYLTAMIGIFALTIGAYVVQAVLRTRTEETDGTLEALLATAVSRPRWLVGHLATAVLGAVGLMVLAGVTTGLGYATVAGDPVGRVTELTGAALVRTPALLVLAGVVVLFFGLLPRVAVPLSWATLTVFLLFGQLGAVLDLPSAVLDLSPYTHVPALPSAELTVLPLAVLSGVAVVLLAVGVAGFRRRDLAG from the coding sequence GTGAACGCCCTCACCGGCACCGGCAGCCTGGTCCGGCTGGTGCTGCGCCGCGACCGGGTCCGGCTGGCGTTCTGGGTGCTCGGCACGCCGCTGCTGACCGCCGCGCTGGCCGCCAGCGTCGCCGGCATCTACGCCGGGGAACGGGACCGGACCACGTACGCCACGACGGCGGCGGCCAGCCTGGTCGCCCGGGCGTTCAACGGGCCGGTCGCCGGACCCTCCATGGGCGCGGTGGTCTTCGCCGAGTCGTACCTGACCCTCGCGGTGCTCACCGCGTTGCTGAGCACCTTCACCGTGGTCCGGCACACCCGGCAGAACGAGGAGACCGGCCGGTCCGAGCTGCTCGGCGCGTCCGTGCTCGGCCGGTACGCCCCGCTCACCGCCGCCCTGCTGGTCACCGTCGCGGCCAACCTGCTCACCGCCGCGCTGCTCGCCCTCGCCCTGGCCGGCGCGGACCTGCCGTTCGGCGGATCGGTCGCCACCGGCGCCGCGGTCGCCACCGTCGGGATCTCCTTCGCGGCGGTCGCCGCGGTGACCGCCCAGCTCTCCGGCACCTCCCGGGGAGCGAACGCCCTGGCCGCCGCCGTCGTCGGGGTGGCGTTCGTGCTCCGCGCCGCCGGTGACGTCCTCGGCACGGCCACCCCGGACGGGCTGCGTGTGGTCAGCGCCTGGCCCGCCTGGCTCTCTCCGCTGGGCTGGGCCACCCAGATCCGCCCGTACGGCGGGGAGCGGTGGTGGGTGCTCCTGCTGCCCACCGCCCTGCTGGTCGCGGCGATCGCGGCCGCCCACCTGCTGACGAACCGGCGGGACCTCGGGGCCGGCCTCCTTGCCACCCGACGTGGTCCGGCCCGGGCCCCCCGGGGGCTGCTCAGTCCGTTCGGCCTGGCGTGGCGGTTGCAGCGCGCGGCCCTGCTCGGCTGGGCGGTCGGTGTCGCGGTGCTCGGCTTCGGCATGGGGCTCGCCGCCGACGAGGTCGAGAACATGATCGGGGAGAACGCGGCGGCGGCCGAGGCGATCAGCCAGCTCGGCGGCGGGGCGAACCTCGTCGACGCGTACCTGACCGCGATGATCGGCATCTTCGCGTTGACGATCGGCGCGTACGTGGTCCAGGCGGTGCTGCGCACCCGCACCGAGGAGACCGACGGAACCTTGGAGGCGCTGCTGGCCACCGCCGTCAGCCGGCCCCGCTGGCTGGTCGGTCACCTGGCCACCGCGGTGCTCGGCGCGGTCGGCCTGATGGTCCTGGCCGGGGTCACCACCGGGCTCGGGTACGCCACCGTCGCCGGTGACCCGGTCGGTCGGGTCACCGAGTTGACCGGTGCGGCGCTGGTCCGGACGCCGGCGTTGCTGGTGCTGGCCGGGGTGGTGGTGCTGTTCTTCGGGCTGCTGCCCCGGGTGGCGGTGCCGCTGTCCTGGGCGACGTTGACCGTGTTCCTGCTGTTCGGGCAGCTCGGCGCGGTGCTGGACCTGCCGTCGGCGGTGCTCGACCTCTCGCCGTACACCCACGTGCCGGCCCTGCCGTCGGCCGAGCTGACCGTGCTGCCGCTGGCCGTCCTGTCCGGGGTGGCGGTGGTGCTGCTCGCCGTCGGCGTGGCCGGGTTCCGCCGCCGCGACCTGGCCGGCTGA
- a CDS encoding ATP-binding cassette domain-containing protein — protein MAVISVNDLVKTFGSTRALDGLDLRVEAGEVHGFLGPNGSGKSTTIRVLLGLLRWDSGEVRLLDGDPWRDAVTLHRRLAYVPGDVNLWPNLSGGEAIDLLGTLRGGLDRRRRDELLQRFDLDPTKKCRTYSKGNRQKVAIVAAFAADVDLYVLDEPTSGLDPLMEAVFQDEVRRIRRDGGTVLLSSHVLAEVEALCDRVSIIRDGRTVESGTLAELRHLTRLSVTVETARPVTGLDRLAGTQLVGEADNRLQLEVDPAHLDDLLGHLVRFGVRSLTSAPPTLEELFLAHYGDRVTPAATVPAGQR, from the coding sequence ATGGCCGTCATCTCGGTCAACGACCTGGTCAAGACCTTCGGCAGCACCCGGGCCCTGGACGGGCTCGACCTGCGCGTCGAGGCGGGGGAGGTGCACGGGTTCCTCGGTCCGAACGGATCCGGCAAGTCCACCACCATCCGCGTCCTGCTCGGCCTGCTGCGGTGGGACTCCGGGGAGGTGCGGCTGCTCGACGGCGACCCGTGGCGCGACGCGGTGACGCTGCACCGCCGCCTCGCCTACGTCCCCGGCGACGTCAACCTCTGGCCGAACCTTTCCGGCGGCGAGGCGATCGACCTGCTCGGAACCCTGCGCGGCGGGCTCGACCGGCGTCGCCGCGACGAGTTGCTCCAGCGGTTCGACCTCGATCCGACGAAGAAGTGCCGCACCTACTCCAAGGGAAACCGGCAGAAGGTGGCGATCGTCGCGGCGTTCGCCGCCGACGTCGACCTGTACGTGCTCGACGAGCCGACCTCCGGCCTGGACCCGCTGATGGAGGCGGTGTTCCAGGACGAGGTCCGGCGGATCCGGCGCGACGGCGGCACCGTGCTGCTCTCCAGCCACGTGCTCGCCGAGGTCGAGGCGCTCTGCGACCGGGTCAGCATCATCCGCGACGGCCGCACCGTCGAGTCCGGCACGCTCGCCGAGCTTCGCCACCTCACCCGCCTGTCGGTCACCGTCGAGACCGCGCGCCCGGTGACCGGACTGGACCGCCTCGCCGGGACCCAGCTCGTCGGCGAGGCCGACAACCGGCTCCAGCTGGAGGTCGACCCCGCCCACCTGGACGACCTGCTCGGTCACCTGGTCCGGTTCGGCGTGCGGTCACTGACCAGCGCACCGCCCACCCTGGAAGAGCTGTTCCTGGCCCACTACGGCGACCGGGTCACCCCCGCCGCGACCGTGCCGGCAGGGCAGCGGTGA
- a CDS encoding TetR family transcriptional regulator, with protein MDDEESGDTRGRILRAALDLFSTRGYQRTSLREIAERLGLTKAAILYHFPTKEDLLAALVEPLMTDLEALLATAGGLPPERGRWALIEGFVDTMLAHRRPLGMLLNDITLVARGPTYQRLVQFALRANEIIAGPAGDRRDRIRASQAIAMCSDPVVFFLDVPPAVLRADMLDGVHRLLDGPPAPEVPAAPRRPGRPRAMNSAQIAAARRMHTAGRHSVEEIAAALGVSRATVYRHLGNE; from the coding sequence GTGGATGACGAGGAGTCGGGCGACACCCGGGGCAGGATCCTGCGCGCCGCGTTGGACCTGTTCTCGACACGCGGCTACCAGCGGACCTCGCTGCGCGAGATCGCCGAGCGGCTCGGGCTGACCAAGGCGGCCATCCTCTACCACTTTCCCACCAAGGAGGACCTGCTCGCGGCCCTGGTCGAACCCCTCATGACCGATCTGGAGGCGCTTCTGGCCACGGCCGGCGGGCTTCCACCGGAACGGGGTCGGTGGGCGCTCATCGAGGGGTTCGTGGACACCATGCTCGCGCACCGCCGGCCGCTGGGCATGCTCCTCAACGACATAACGCTGGTCGCCCGCGGCCCGACGTACCAGCGACTGGTGCAGTTCGCCCTGCGGGCGAACGAGATCATCGCCGGACCGGCCGGCGACCGGCGTGACCGGATCCGGGCCAGCCAGGCGATCGCGATGTGCTCCGACCCGGTGGTCTTCTTCCTGGACGTCCCCCCGGCCGTGCTGCGTGCCGACATGCTCGACGGGGTGCACCGACTGCTCGACGGCCCGCCCGCCCCCGAGGTGCCGGCCGCGCCCCGTCGACCCGGCCGGCCCCGGGCGATGAACAGCGCCCAGATCGCCGCCGCCCGGCGGATGCACACAGCCGGCCGGCACTCGGTCGAGGAGATCGCCGCCGCCCTCGGCGTCTCCCGGGCCACCGTCTACCGGCACCTGGGCAACGAATAG
- a CDS encoding nuclear transport factor 2 family protein yields the protein MTVDLRARSAREVLDDHLRLAAEGRFAEDIERNVAPYCVVLERRGVFRGRDGAGTLARWLAEELPDARYTYTNVLVEGRVGFLEWTAEATGFQVRDGADSFLVEDGWIVAQTIHYTVEPMSPSGVS from the coding sequence ATGACCGTGGATCTCCGGGCGCGCTCCGCGCGTGAGGTGCTCGACGACCACCTGCGGCTCGCCGCCGAGGGTCGGTTCGCCGAGGACATCGAGCGCAATGTCGCGCCGTACTGCGTGGTCCTGGAGCGGCGGGGCGTGTTCCGGGGGCGCGACGGTGCGGGCACCCTGGCCCGGTGGCTGGCCGAGGAACTGCCGGACGCCCGCTACACCTACACGAACGTGCTGGTCGAGGGGCGGGTCGGCTTCCTGGAATGGACGGCCGAGGCCACCGGCTTCCAGGTGCGCGACGGCGCGGACTCCTTCCTCGTCGAGGACGGTTGGATCGTCGCGCAGACCATTCACTACACAGTGGAGCCGATGTCGCCCAGCGGCGTCTCGTAA
- a CDS encoding EAL domain-containing protein produces MAPSRRWAVVIGVNQCGYDVQLPALRYAESDAEAVCGVLLDEQIGTFDDGDVTLYTGANARWRDVKARLRELALDSTPSDVLLVYFAGHTLVPEWSSQLDAYLVTADLDAEALRHEPDNGLRMTFLKRDVFDVFEGTSFLILDCCHAGLYKDSHLRHVEAMQAYRKPVDRHSALLACPKGAPARESEEHRHGLLTHHLLRALRGEAGDGGRVSFMQMVNFVMEQTLQPEPVPLLGTWGPTTALVQPPVSRHDRRSLGAPANPGATRPCKNPLDDHASSITQMLGRVFRTDARLGRRSHQTDSAERVEIIRYALDAGSVAVVDLSSEVIRVVSATDRFNKEELRPLLELTAADAAHSPNAIPGQIVTNDTGRRLLCVPLPHEDDRTVRLIVVDPALALLDMGEPLAVMLRSIWESDPLDDPLQAEMQVLTALRSTFGRLPMTLYQHAFSLYQKLIGSMTMVFQPVVELDPRPSGVSIHSYEALARRRADEARAPVAALQMAHEWGDRFIIERDALLLDNAIRSYAEADEESAVQGTRPLSVNVAVRSLLSDSYISQVGNTLAEANLTPRIVTLEISEQDAIQPGPGERWPQKPLAYFHRRLTSLARDLRINFAVDDFGVGYSSLARMAELPLTQIKVDRAVLHHPLAVRELELVVQVARYACDLGHAPSARPVIVEGFDDEAPVTLKQLHDLGIHHVQGHFFGDITSTSLRPLDPDLQARIATLVRGEVHDERQAVAAGGGLRGGGPAVRGRP; encoded by the coding sequence ATGGCGCCGAGCAGGCGTTGGGCTGTCGTTATCGGGGTCAACCAGTGCGGCTACGACGTCCAACTGCCCGCCCTGCGGTACGCCGAGAGCGACGCCGAAGCGGTCTGTGGCGTACTGCTCGACGAGCAGATCGGCACCTTCGACGACGGTGACGTCACCCTCTACACCGGCGCGAACGCCCGGTGGCGCGACGTCAAGGCCCGGCTGCGGGAGTTGGCGCTCGACTCGACCCCCTCCGACGTGCTGCTCGTCTACTTCGCCGGGCACACGCTCGTGCCGGAGTGGAGCAGCCAGCTGGACGCGTACCTCGTCACCGCGGACCTCGACGCGGAGGCACTGCGCCACGAACCGGACAACGGCCTGCGCATGACGTTCCTCAAGCGGGACGTCTTCGACGTGTTCGAGGGCACCTCCTTCCTCATCCTGGACTGTTGCCACGCCGGTCTCTACAAGGACTCGCACCTGCGGCACGTCGAGGCGATGCAGGCGTACCGGAAACCGGTCGACCGGCACAGCGCCCTGCTCGCCTGCCCCAAGGGCGCGCCCGCCCGGGAGAGCGAGGAGCACCGGCACGGGCTCCTGACCCACCACCTGCTGCGCGCGCTGCGGGGTGAGGCGGGTGACGGCGGTCGGGTGTCCTTCATGCAGATGGTCAACTTCGTCATGGAGCAGACGCTCCAGCCGGAGCCCGTCCCACTGCTGGGCACGTGGGGGCCGACCACCGCGCTGGTCCAGCCGCCGGTCTCCCGGCACGACCGGCGGTCCCTGGGCGCCCCGGCGAACCCGGGGGCCACGCGGCCGTGCAAGAACCCGCTCGACGACCACGCCAGCTCGATCACCCAGATGCTCGGTCGGGTCTTCCGCACCGACGCCCGGCTCGGGCGTCGGTCGCACCAGACCGACTCCGCCGAGCGCGTCGAGATCATCCGGTACGCCCTGGACGCGGGATCCGTCGCGGTGGTCGACCTGTCCAGCGAGGTGATCCGGGTGGTCAGCGCGACGGACCGGTTCAACAAGGAGGAACTGCGGCCCCTGCTGGAGCTCACCGCCGCCGACGCCGCGCACTCGCCGAACGCCATCCCGGGGCAGATCGTCACCAACGACACGGGACGTCGGCTGCTCTGCGTGCCGCTGCCCCACGAGGACGACCGGACCGTCCGGCTGATCGTGGTCGACCCCGCGCTCGCCCTGCTGGACATGGGCGAACCGCTGGCCGTCATGCTGCGCTCCATCTGGGAGTCCGACCCGCTCGACGACCCGCTCCAAGCCGAGATGCAGGTGTTGACCGCGCTGCGCAGCACCTTCGGCCGGCTGCCGATGACGCTCTACCAGCACGCCTTCAGCCTGTACCAGAAGCTGATCGGCTCGATGACCATGGTGTTCCAGCCGGTCGTGGAACTCGACCCGCGCCCCTCCGGGGTGAGCATCCACAGCTACGAGGCGCTCGCCCGACGCCGGGCGGACGAGGCCCGCGCGCCGGTCGCGGCGTTGCAGATGGCCCACGAGTGGGGTGACCGCTTCATCATCGAGCGGGACGCGCTCCTGCTCGACAACGCGATCCGGTCGTACGCCGAGGCGGACGAGGAGTCGGCCGTGCAGGGGACCAGGCCGCTCTCCGTCAACGTCGCCGTGCGCTCGCTGCTGAGCGACTCCTACATCAGCCAGGTGGGCAACACCCTCGCCGAGGCCAACCTGACGCCCCGGATCGTCACCCTGGAGATCTCCGAACAGGACGCGATCCAGCCCGGACCGGGCGAGCGGTGGCCGCAGAAACCCCTGGCGTACTTCCACCGCCGGCTCACCAGCCTCGCCCGCGACCTACGCATCAACTTCGCGGTGGACGACTTCGGCGTCGGCTACTCGTCTCTGGCCCGGATGGCGGAACTGCCGCTGACCCAGATCAAGGTGGACCGGGCCGTCCTGCACCACCCCCTGGCGGTGCGGGAACTCGAACTGGTGGTCCAGGTGGCCCGTTACGCGTGCGACCTGGGGCACGCGCCGAGCGCCCGGCCGGTCATCGTCGAGGGTTTCGACGACGAGGCCCCGGTGACGCTCAAGCAGCTCCACGATCTCGGCATCCATCACGTGCAGGGGCACTTCTTCGGCGACATCACGTCGACGTCGCTGCGTCCGTTGGATCCCGATTTACAGGCCCGGATCGCCACGTTGGTGAGAGGTGAGGTGCATGACGAGCGTCAGGCTGTTGCTGCCGGCGGAGGTCTTCGAGGAGGTGGACCTGCCGTACGAGGGCGTCCGTGA
- a CDS encoding NADPH-dependent FMN reductase — MARIGIIIGSTRPGRNGEQVAKWVFDIAARRDDAEFELVDLADYPLPHLDEAIPASLGQYQQEHTKRWAAKIASFDGFVIVTPEYNHSTSGVLKNAIDYLFAEWNNKAVGFVSYGSAGGARAVEHLRLIAGELKMADVRQQVVLSLMTEFENFSVFKPGDYNLPAVNTLLDEVVAWSKALAPLRATA; from the coding sequence ATGGCCCGCATCGGGATCATCATCGGCAGCACCCGCCCCGGCCGTAACGGCGAGCAGGTCGCCAAGTGGGTGTTCGACATCGCCGCGCGCCGCGACGACGCCGAGTTCGAGCTGGTCGACCTGGCCGACTACCCGCTGCCGCACCTGGACGAGGCGATCCCGGCGTCCCTCGGCCAGTACCAGCAGGAGCACACCAAGCGGTGGGCTGCCAAGATCGCGTCGTTCGACGGCTTCGTGATCGTCACGCCGGAGTACAACCACAGCACCTCCGGCGTGCTGAAGAACGCGATCGACTACCTCTTCGCCGAGTGGAACAACAAGGCCGTCGGCTTCGTCTCGTACGGCTCGGCCGGTGGCGCCCGCGCCGTCGAGCACCTGCGGCTGATCGCCGGCGAGCTCAAGATGGCCGACGTCCGCCAGCAGGTCGTGCTCTCGCTGATGACCGAGTTCGAGAACTTCAGCGTCTTCAAGCCGGGCGACTACAACCTTCCCGCGGTGAACACCCTCCTCGACGAGGTCGTCGCCTGGAGCAAGGCGCTCGCTCCGCTGCGCGCCACCGCCTGA
- a CDS encoding MarR family winged helix-turn-helix transcriptional regulator has protein sequence MTTEEPPRQGPLTADEEAFLRAFARTILTVPRALDADLLRDQGMSMSEYTALRLLSEAPDRRLRMNDLAVAGALSLSGMSRIVDRLEEQGLVRRQRCPNDRRGYHAVLTDAGFDRLRQAWPAHLASVRRHVFDHLRTSDLPAFTAALQRFAADVPCPETSHPNRTPTPCPSPPPLPPRPTPRPLRR, from the coding sequence GTGACGACCGAGGAGCCGCCCCGGCAGGGCCCGCTGACCGCCGACGAGGAGGCCTTCCTCCGCGCCTTCGCCCGGACGATCCTCACCGTCCCCCGGGCCCTCGACGCGGACCTGCTGCGCGACCAGGGCATGTCGATGAGCGAGTACACCGCGCTCCGGCTCCTCTCCGAGGCACCCGACCGACGGCTGCGGATGAACGACCTGGCCGTCGCGGGCGCCCTGTCGCTCAGCGGAATGAGCCGGATCGTCGACCGCCTGGAGGAACAGGGCCTGGTCCGCCGGCAACGCTGCCCGAACGACCGGCGCGGCTACCACGCCGTGCTCACCGACGCCGGCTTCGACCGGCTGCGCCAGGCCTGGCCGGCCCACCTGGCGAGCGTACGACGGCACGTCTTCGACCACCTGCGCACGTCGGACCTGCCCGCCTTCACCGCCGCCCTCCAGCGCTTCGCGGCCGACGTCCCCTGCCCCGAGACGTCGCACCCGAACCGCACCCCCACCCCCTGCCCCTCTCCCCCGCCCCTCCCGCCCCGCCCGACGCCCCGCCCACTCCGTCGATGA